A genomic window from Silene latifolia isolate original U9 population chromosome Y, ASM4854445v1, whole genome shotgun sequence includes:
- the LOC141631577 gene encoding protein FAR1-RELATED SEQUENCE 2-like, with protein sequence MKKLTDKVESHICKETDFVERICAVVLDTDLEPNEFEEKWSQVISDFELNDNTWLTYMYGKRHKWIPVYFRNLPLGCLLKTTQRSECQNSYFKRFKSIDGTLVEFWLHFQSAMEQQHYNQIFLDAPSDSMLPRVSSKTMMEKHASKIYTQTVFYEFQEQVQAAPCSCAVREFLEQGNMDIISVEVAYMKRRIFQVAHDNKSKETTCTCKMFERKGILCKHFIRIISEKGLHSIPEQMDKEII encoded by the exons atgaaaaaaCTTACCGATAAAGTTGAGTCACATATTTGTAAGGAGACTGACTTTGTTGAGCGAATATGTGCAGTTGTTTTGGATACTGACTTGGAACCCAATGAGTTTGAAGAAAAATGGTCTCAAGTGATTAGTGACTTTGAGTTGAATGATAATACTTGGTTGACATACATGTATGGCAAAAGGCACAAATGGATACCTGTTTACTTTAGAAATTTGCCTTTAGGCTGCCTTTTGAAAACAACACAAAGATCAGAGTGTCAAAACAGTTATTTCAAAAGATTTAAGAGCATAGATGGCACACTTGTTGAATTTTGGTTGCATTTTCAGAGTGCAATGGAACAACAACACTATAATCAGATATTTCTTGATGCTCCAAGTGACAGCATGTTGCCACGGGTTTCCTCTAAGACAATGATGGAGAAACATGCCTCTAAAATCTACACACAAACTGTTTTTTATGAGTTCCAAGAGCAAGTGCAAGCGGCTCCCTGTTCGTGTGCCGTTAGGGAATTTTTAGAGCAAGGAAACATGGACATTATAAGTGTTGAAGTTGCCTACATGAAACGTAGAATATTTCAG GTTGCTCACGATAACAAATCAAAGGAAACAACATGTACGTGCAAGATGTTTGAGAGGAAAGGAATCCTTTGTAAACACTTTATACGGATTATATCAGAAAAAGGATTGCATAGCATACCGGAGCAGATGGACaaagaaatcatatag